In Aspergillus luchuensis IFO 4308 DNA, chromosome 1, nearly complete sequence, the following are encoded in one genomic region:
- a CDS encoding uncharacterized protein (COG:T;~EggNog:ENOG410PW8S;~InterPro:IPR000719,IPR011009;~PFAM:PF00069;~go_function: GO:0004672 - protein kinase activity [Evidence IEA];~go_function: GO:0005524 - ATP binding [Evidence IEA];~go_process: GO:0006468 - protein phosphorylation [Evidence IEA]): MEDLSVYEQNNLLYSQEKLSKYRPGGYHPVSLGNTFKDGRYEIQHKLGWGGFSTVWLAYDKEKVQWVSMKIMRADTSQGSRDLHNLQLLADRSQGKPSAKYIVSVLDSFTHQGPNGTHLCIVFELLGPSVSKVVNDYHSFGDDLEMDIILRMSEQLLEAISLIHVAGMGHGDISGGNIAFSCTNLSHATKEELFAVLGSPEVEELTRLDGKPLDNSLPNQLVKSADWENWVDEDEEDIRILDFGEAFIQGNEPKVLAQPGQLRVPELIFTNCFDYRVDLWRAGCMIHTFIFGSYPFYYLGEDEVLVSQMIRFVGKLPKDWQPIWERMKMNSERGLKSPEEVEVSELDRRLSRREPDPILTRLASVIRQLMRFVPSSRIEASMALALLRSEQDADYDP; this comes from the exons ATGGAAGACCTGTCCGTCTACGAGCAGAACAATCTTCTCTACTCACAGGAAAAGCTATCAAAGTATCGACCAGGTGGATACCACCCAGTCTCACTGGGAAACACCTTCAAGGATGGTCGCTACGAAATTCAACATAAACTAGGCTGGGGAGGATTCTCCACCGTGTGGCTTGCGTACGATAAAGA GAAAGTTCAATGGGTTTCGATGAAGATAATGAGAGCAGATACCTCCCAGGGCTCTCGAGACCTTCACAATCTACAATTATTAGCAGACCGGTCCCAGGGAAAGCCGTCTGCAAAATACATTGTTTCCGTTCTCGACTCATTTACTCATCAGGGCCCTAATGGTACCCACTTGTGTATTGTATTTGAATTGCTCGGTCCTTCTGTCAGTAAGGTTGTTAATGATTATCATTCCTTTGGGGATGACCTTGAGATGGACATTATTCTTCGGATGTCGGAGCAGCTTCTAGAAGCTATCAGCTTGATTCATGTAGCTGGCATGGGACATGGAG ATATAAGCGGCGGAAACATCGCCTTCAGCTGTACCAATCTCTCGCACGCCACAAAAGAAGAACTCTTCGCAGTTCTCGGATCTCCAGAAGTGGAAGAACTAACTCGACTCGACGGCAAGCCACTAGACAACAGCCTACCAAATCAACTAGTAAAATCCGCAGATTGGGAAAATTGggtagatgaagatgaagaagatattcGAATTCTTGACTTTGGGGAGGCATTCATACAGGGGAATGAGCCTAAAGTACTTGCTCAGCCAGGGCAATTGCGGGTTCCTGAGCTAATCTTCACCAATTGCTTTGACTACCGCGTTGATTTATGGCGCGCAGGCTGTATG ATCCATACATTCATATTTGGGTCATATCCATTCTACTACCTaggtgaagatgaagttcTGGTCTCACAGATGATCCGCTTTGTGGGGAAGTTGCCGAAGGACTGGCAGCCGATATGGGAACGCATGAAGATGAACTCTGAGCGTGGTTTAAAATCACCAGAAG aagttgaggtGTCTGAACTAGACAGGAGGCTCAGTAGAAGGGAGCCGGACCCGATACTTACTCGTCTTGCCTCAGTCATCCGGCAATTGATGAGATTTGTACCGTCGAGTCGAATAGAGGCCTCCATGGCACTTGCTCTCTTGAGGTCAGAGCAGGATGCAGATTATGATCCTTGA
- a CDS encoding uncharacterized protein (COG:Q;~EggNog:ENOG410PGFN;~InterPro:IPR011032,IPR013154,IPR036291;~PFAM:PF08240;~go_process: GO:0055114 - oxidation-reduction process [Evidence IEA]) — MDSLGMTGNGNMNGQKSGLHESEVIEADRESGYFSRGAGSISPASDRQREEPSEIFVPSEQKAVVTPCMGKNLNLTVQTIGVDEPGPGEVLLRIHYTGICRSDATFSVGPKKGYPSHNHIAGHEGIGEVVKAHDPALLGKLFGLRYLGSSCGSCTYCLRNLPTSCPKQSNAPKQIQGTFQQYARVPLDALVALPETIMNGDIDPAWYASALCSGSTALVSLRAAKLQPGDIAIVVGIAGAIGHLTGMIAKNVLRVKVIGIDLGSKIGDLMSVHHDFADVLLEAPSPHDDQLWSKFHADLLETCVQLRGGHGVERAAEAVIVTSSELSGFQRLEEYICDGGTIVCAG, encoded by the exons ATGGACTCTTTGGGAATGACCGGTAATGGGAATATGAATGGCCAGAAGAGTGGGCTTCATGAATCAGAAGTGATAGAAGCTGATCGAGAATCTGGCTACTTCTCACGGGGCGCTGGGAGCATTAGCCCTGCTTCCGATCGACAAAGGGAAGAACCGTCAGAGATCTTTGTTCCCTCAGAGCAAAAAGCAGTTGTCACACCATGTATGGGCAAGAACCTTAATTTGACTGTTCAAACCATCGGTGTAGATGAGCCTGGCCCAGGAGAAGTTCTTTTACGAATTCATTATACAGGCATATGCCGCAGT GATGCTACTTTCTCCGTAGGTCCCAAAAAGGGCTACCCATCACACAACCACATCGCCGGACATGAAGGTATTGGGGAAGTTGTCAAGGCCCATGACCCGGCTCTCCTAGGCAAACTTTTCGGACTTCGCTATCTTGGCTCAAGCTGTGGAAGCTGCACGTATTGCCTACGGAACCTGCCTACGTCGTGCCCCAAACAATCGAACGCACCGAAGCAGATTCAAGGCACGTTCCAGCAATACGCCAGAGTACCTCTAGATGCTCTCGTTGCTCTACCAGAAACCATCATGAATGGAGACATCGACCCAGCTTGGTACGCGAGTGCCCTGTGCTCGGGATCGACTGCGCTCGTATCACTTAGAGCTGCCAAGCTGCAGCCTGGTGATATAGCGATCGTTGTCGGTATCGCTGGTGCTATTGGGCATCTGACTGGAATGATCGCCAAGAATGTCTTGCGAGTCAAAGTGATCGGCATTGATCTAGGTTCCAAGATTGGCGATCTGATGTCTGTTCATCATGATTTCGCGGATGTTCTTCTAGAAGCGCCTTCGCCTCACGATGACCAGCTTTGGAGTAAGTTCCACGCCGATCTGCTTGAGACATGTGTTCAACTTCGTGGTGGTCATGGAGTAGAACGAGCGGCCGAGGCAGTCATTGTCACA
- a CDS encoding uncharacterized protein (COG:O;~EggNog:ENOG410PZYJ): protein MPQSTSTAPQERVQPWKAMQEVQNLFKPEVPAAAETADKAEEEEHLNLNLLVPSSIQPDPTLPMWRRSTKLCCLNLEWRREGC from the exons ATG CCTCAATCCACCTCTACCGCGCCCCAGGAGAGAGTCCAGCCCTGGAAGGCGATGCAGGAAGTCCAGAACCTGTTCAAGCCCGAGGTGCCCGCCGCTGCTGAGACCGCCGACaaggccgaagaagaagaacactTGAATCTCAACTTGCTCGTGCCCAGTTCAATTCAGCCAGATCCAACATTGCCAatgtggaggagaagcaCTAAGCTGTGTTGTCTCAATCTGgaatggaggagggaaggatgcTAG
- a CDS encoding uncharacterized protein (COG:G;~EggNog:ENOG410PF97;~InterPro:IPR005829,IPR005828,IPR036259,IPR020846;~PFAM:PF00083,PF07690;~TransMembrane:8 (i49-69o89-111i171-192o204-226i235-254o266-289i301-324o336-354i);~go_component: GO:0016021 - integral component of membrane [Evidence IEA];~go_function: GO:0022857 - transmembrane transporter activity [Evidence IEA];~go_process: GO:0055085 - transmembrane transport [Evidence IEA]): MAGTLAELFSHSWKTWNIAKLIMGAAMGSMQANTQTYVSEITPTPIRGLALSLFQFWVIMGQVIASCVLEGTSHVNNSWSWKGSVVSQFGPALFCLVMFLAFVPESPYYLVAQDRMEEARASLARLRRGEDISLDEELAYISNTLVHERSTRKDSASIVECFQGTNLRRTLLACLPLVMQILMGYPLCGNYLSYFLTLSGVSNSFLITVISVICSLIASLCAFGLIERVGRRNQMLAGSFGMLVCLLIISLLGFEGLGQAWNYRALAAFCIIWALFYYSSVGAVGWAIVGEISSSRLRAKTTSIAALSSSLFNMIWSISIPYLVNKENADLGPKSALLFLGFGAFLTGICYFCLPESKGRSFAELDALFEAHTPARKFNK; this comes from the coding sequence ATGGCCGGTACATTGGCAGAGCTGTTTTCTCACAGCTGGAAGACATGGAATATCGCCAAACTGATCATGGGAGCCGCCATGGGCTCCATGCAGGCCAACACTCAAACCTATGTCTCCGAGATCACACCAACTCCTATCCGAGGACTGGCTCTGTCCTTGTTCCAATTCTGGGTTATCATGGGCCAGGTGATTGCCTCGTGTGTCCTCGAGGGCACAAGCCACGTCAACAACTCGTGGAGCTGGAAGGGGAGCGTCGTCTCTCAGTTCGGTCCAGCTTTGTTCTGTCTAGTGATGTTCCTAGCATTCGTCCCCGAGTCTCCTTATTACCTTGTGGCACAGGATcggatggaagaagcccgggcttccttggccagacTCCGCCGCGGTGAAGATATCAGCTTGGATGAAGAGTTAGCATATATTAGCAATACTCTCGTGCATGAGCGCAGCACCCGTAAGGACTCAGCTTCAATCGTCGAATGCTTCCAAGGCACCAATTTACGACGCACGCTACTTGCTTGTCTACCCCTGGTAATGCAGATCCTCATGGGTTACCCTCTATGTGGCAATTACCTTTCATACTTCCTTACCCTTTCGGGCGTCAGCAATTCGTTTCTAATCACCGTGATCTCTGTGATATGCTCTTTGATTGCATCTCTATGTGCCTTCGGTCTCATCGAAAGAGTAGGTCGACGGAATCAGATGCTAGCAGGTAGCTTCGGTATGCTGGTCTGTCTCCTGATCATCTCTCTCCTGGGCTTTGAGGGTCTCGGCCAGGCCTGGAATTACCGTGCACTGGCCGCATTCTGCATCATCTGGGCCCTCTTTTACTATTCCTCGGTGGGTGCAGTGGGGTGGGCGATAGTGGGAGAAATTTCATCCTCCCGTCTACGGGCGAAGACAACATCCATTGCGGCGCTGTCCAGCTCCTTATTCAACATGATCTGGTCCATTTCTATTCCCTATCTAGTCAATAAGGAAAACGCTGATCTGGGACCTAAATCAGCCCTGTTATTCCTTGGGTTTGGAGCCTTTCTCACCGGGATTTGTTATTTCTGTTTGCCCGAGTCAAAGGGCAGATCTTTTGCCGAATTAGACGCTTTGTTCGAGGCCCATACCCCGGCCCGGAAGTTCAACAAATGA
- a CDS encoding glycoside hydrolase family 3 protein (CAZy:GH3;~COG:G;~EggNog:ENOG410PFI5;~InterPro:IPR017853,IPR036962,IPR037524,IPR008979, IPR002772,IPR036881,IPR026891,IPR013783,IPR001764, IPR011658;~PFAM:PF00933,PF01915,PF14310,PF07691;~go_function: GO:0004553 - hydrolase activity, hydrolyzing O-glycosyl compounds [Evidence IEA];~go_process: GO:0005975 - carbohydrate metabolic process [Evidence IEA]) has product MATTTMPPAPDLGFLLESLTLDEKLQLIAGQSQWRTAKIDRLGIPSLKISDGPSGARGEVFGEGVPAAFLPSGVSLGATWDRDLLFEIAQLLADECKSKSTSVLLAPTICIHRHILGGRNFESFSEDPFLTGKLAISYVQGLQSCGVGATPKHFVANDQETKRFKYNAKVPTRALREVYLLPFQMVVREADPWCMMTAYNRVNGHYCDASKELLIDIARGEWGWDGLFMSDWGGTTSTIESINNGLDLEMPGPPSKRSREALDQPIREGKIGLDRVSQSASRLLRLLKKTGRFSDPTDDPEVCIDNPEKRALLLRAASEGIVMLKNEDKALPICPAENINKLAILGPNAERIVAGGGGSSYIKAPYWTSIQGSLKQAFKDSDTEILTAEGAKVNRYLPVCMIAKDPDTGASGAAIDWYNSQDWTGSPAATTHIDDLYYMSFGTTPPEVHDPTSFFFRIRATIKPHTSGHHALSLASIGPAELYLNGRRLLEQSGDFEEKGSLFFTYGSEEAITSTDFVAGLEYQVEIRYQAHGRQHNPKLNPLMDPMEDQFQGIRFGFEEADSSDRPAEAAVLASDCDAAIVVVGRDKEWESEGQDILSFNLPGEQVRLIREVAAVCKRTIVVVQAGTPVNMEPWIHDVQAVLYTWYQGQELGNAAAAVICGIVNPSGRLPVTFPRRIEDCPAFSSFPGEANEIEYTEGLFVGYRWWDLLKIEPLFPLGFGLSYNEFVITPGSINTLSLTSLASSLVATVHVTNNGGSNVPGRETVIAWFSQCNPTRLKRPRKQICAFAKSRPLLPGQSDGIQLHIDPHAFGMFDPVRHEWVIDAHVELEIMVGTTASNATSVWRVTAANEIVWLR; this is encoded by the exons ATGGCCACTACGACTATGCCGCCGGCTCCGGATCTAGGATTCTTATTGGAAAGCCTGACGCTTGATGAGAAGCTTCAGTTGATTGCAGGGCAATCTCAATGGCGGACTGCTAAGATTGATCGTCTCGGAATTCCGTCTTTGAAA ATCTCAGACGGCCCATCAGGAGCACGAGGAGAAGTCTTCGGAGAAGGAGTCCCCGCGGCATTTCTTCCATCGGGCGTGAGTCTAGGGGCAACCTGGGATAGGGATCTATTATTTGAGATTGCTCAACTCCTGGCAGATGAG TGCAAATCCAAGTCCACATCTGTTCTTCTCGCTCCGACAATCTGCATTCATCGACACATACTCGGCGGTCGCAATTTTGAGTCATTTAGCGAGGATCCCTTCCTCACGGGAAAGTTGGCTATCTCTTATGTGCAGGGTCTTCAGTCCTGTGGAGTCGGTGCCACGCCGAAGCACTTTGTTG CCAATGATCAGGAAACGAAACGATTCAAATATAATGCCAAAGTCCCTACACGCGCATTACGGGAGGTCTATCTCCTGCCCTTCCAGATGGTAGTTCGCGAGGCAGATCCTTGGTGCATGATGACCGCGTATAATCGGGTTAATGGCCACTATTGCGACGCTTCCAAAGAGCTCCTCATTGATATCGCTCGAGGCGAATGGGGCTGGGATGGATTGTTCATGAGCGATTGGGGTGGCACTACATCCACTATCGAGTCTATCAACAACGGGCTGGATTTGGAGATGCCAGGCCCTCCATCCAAGCGCTCTCGGGAAGCCCTCGACCAGCCCATCCGCGAAGGGAAGATCGGTCTTGACCGCGTTTCACAATCTGCTAGTCGTTTGTTACGACTTTTAAAGAAGACTGGCCGTTTTTCGGATCCAACAGATGATCCGGAAGTCTGCATTGACAACCCGGAAAAAAGAGCTCTGTTGCTTCGAGCCGCGAGTGAGGGTATCGTGATGCTCAAGAACGAGGATAAAGCCCTTCCTATTTGTCCTGCTGAGAACATCAATAAATTGGCAATCCTGGGTCCTAACGCCGAAAGAATTGTGGCTGGCGGAGGTGGGAGCTCCTATATCAAAGCTCCATACTGGACATCCATCCAAGGCTCCCTCAAGCAAGCCTTCAAAGATAGCGACACGGAGATTCTCACTGCAGAAGGAGCCAAGGTGAATCGCTATCTTCCTGTTTGTATGATTGCAAAGGACCCAGATACAGGTGCCTCTGGCGCAGCGATCGACTGGTACAACAGTCAAGATTGGACAGGCAGTCCCGCTGCGACAACCCATAT TGATGACTTGTACTATATGTCTTTCGGCACTACCCCTCCTGAAGTCCATGATCCAacctccttctttttccgGATTCGCGCCACTATCAAACCACATACATCTGGCCACCATGCACTCTCACTAGCCTCTATCGGACCCGCCGAGCTCTACTTGAACGGCCGTCGACTACTCGAACAATCCGGAGACTTTGAAGAGAAAGGCAGTCTCTTCTTCACCTATGGCAGTGAAGAGGCGATAACCTCAACGGACTTTGTAGCCGGGTTGGAGTATCAAGTTGAGATTCGCTACCAAGCCCACGGCCGACAACACAATCCAAAGCTAAACCCTTTGATGGACCCTATGGAAGATCAATTCCAAGGTATCCGGTTTggcttcgaagaagctgATAGCTCAGATCGACCTGCTGAAGCAGCCGTGCTAGCCTCTGACTGCGATGCCGCTATTGTGGTTGTCGGTCGTGACAAAGAATGGGAGAGTGAGGGCCAGGATATACTATCCTTTAATCTTCCCGGCGAGCAAGTGAGACTCATTCGTGAAGTGGCAGCAGTCTGCAAGCGGACTATTGTGGTTGTCCAAGCGGGTACACCCGTGAACATGGAGCCATGGATCCATGATGTACAAGCTGTTCTTTATACCTGGTATCAAGGACAAGAACTAGGCAATGCCGCAGCTGCAGTGATTTGTGGCATAGTCAATCCGTCTGGTCGTTTACCTGTCACTTTTCCCAGACGTATAGAAGACTGCCCTGCATTCTCATCTTTCCCCGGCGAAGCAAATGAGATTGAATATACCGAAGGCTTGTTCGTTGGCTACCGGTGGTGGGATCTACTCAAGATCGAACCTCTGTTTCCATTGGGATTTGGACTCTCTTACAACGAGTTTGTGATCACCCCTGGCTCGATAAATACGCTCTCTTTGACCTCTCTCGCATCTTCACTGGTAGCCACAGTCCATGTGACCAACAATGGAGGTAGTAACGTACCAGGACGCGAAACTGTCATTGCATGGTTCTCGCAGTGCAATCCTACGAGACTGAAGCGTCCGCGCAAGCAAATTTGTGCCTTTGCCAAGTCCCGTCCGCTACTTCCGGGGCAATCTGATGGAATTCAGCTTCACATAGATCCCCATGCCTTCGGAATGTTCGACCCCGTTCGGCATGAGTGGGTAATTGATGCCCATGTAGAGCTGGAGATCATGGTGGGGACGACAGCGTCAAACGCTACGTCAGTTTGGCGGGTGACTGCAGCTAATGAGATTGTATGGTTACGCTAG
- a CDS encoding uncharacterized protein (InterPro:IPR020846,IPR005828,IPR036259;~TransMembrane:3 (i45-71o97-118i125-144o);~go_component: GO:0016021 - integral component of membrane [Evidence IEA];~go_function: GO:0022857 - transmembrane transporter activity [Evidence IEA];~go_process: GO:0055085 - transmembrane transport [Evidence IEA]) translates to MQKHDIKQDGDNVEQKKDDVLEGITTVAPTSFKDQLKAMKNHRRAVLAAFACSTTPILIGYDLTLIGSIIANTQFVHQFGVFDASSQTWSLPASYQLTWSVVQYVSAIIFAIGSGYLNDRFGRRVCFLITVMSVSSFVPFISSVP, encoded by the exons ATGCAGAAACATGACATCAAGCAAGATGGGGATAATGTTGAGCAAAAGAAAGACGATGTCCTGGAAGGGATCACTACTGTTGCTCCCACGTCCTTCAAAGACCAGCTGAAGGCAATGAAGAATCATCGACGCGCTGTACTCGCTG CTTTTGCCTGCTCGACAACACCTATCCTTATCGGCTACGATCTCACTCTCATCGGATCTATCATCGCAAACACCCAGTTTGTCCATCAATTTGGTGTCTTCGATGCATCCTCCCAGACCTGGTCCCTACCTGCTAGTTATCAGCTCACTTGGAGTGTTGTTCAATATGTGTCTGCCATCATTTTTGCTATTGGATCGGGGTATCTGAATGATCGTTTCGGACGTCGCGTCTGCTTCTTGATAACTGTCATGTCAGTATCTTCTTTTGTGCCCTTTATTTCTTCTGTTCCTTGA
- a CDS encoding uncharacterized protein (COG:Q;~EggNog:ENOG410PWEY;~InterPro:IPR001128,IPR036396;~go_function: GO:0005506 - iron ion binding [Evidence IEA];~go_function: GO:0016705 - oxidoreductase activity, acting on paired donors, with incorporation or reduction of molecular oxygen [Evidence IEA];~go_function: GO:0020037 - heme binding [Evidence IEA];~go_process: GO:0055114 - oxidation-reduction process [Evidence IEA]) translates to MSIEGLENGHHDFDPNPSNSARPFTGVAASESGRLAFHFLTLSIGIVAGDSERLCPMTATDAYMRHPTKISSTASLYDSLYDASKAAYPKMTRNKMASYIAVECDNHLSVSHLSLGTLLAYTIYEPSRHPDCQRALQQELQTLAEPSDQSLAHRLADLPVLDAVVTETMRTRAPCPGPFPRVIAELWLPACREIRCPRRHHRQLLCLGPSLQPGTLFIPGGMTLRYIAQGRRQHSHGDAEVGLDLWKRRAVIKELLATVYTAYETYLDDGFTGNVEQVDAFSAGPIAGGLQLKFRVLT, encoded by the exons ATGTCCATCGAAGGCCTCGAGAACGGCCATCATGACTTCGACCCAAACCCTTCGAATTCGGCTAGACCTTTTACTGGGGTTGCAGCCAGCGAAAGTGGCAGACTTGCCTTCCATTTTCTGACATTATCAATCGGAATAGTGGCGGGGGACAGTGAACGTTTATGTCCGATGACCGCTACAGATGCCTACATGAGGCATCCCACCAAGATCTCTTCCACCGCGAGCCTGTATGACAGTTTATATGATGCTTCCAAAGCCGCCTACCCCAAGATGACGCGTAACAAAATGGCTTCTTACATCGCTGTTGAGTGCGATAATCATCTTTCGGTGAGTCATCTAAGCCTGGGAACGTTACTGGCATATACCATATACGAGCCATCACGACATCCAGACTGCCAGCGGGCGCTCCAGCAAGAGCTCCAGACTCTGGCCGAACCTAGCGATCAGAGCCTGGCTCATCGCCTTGCGGATTTACCCGTGCTTGATGCTGTCGTTACCGAGACCATGCGGACCCGGGCACCCTGTCCTGGCCCGTTTCCTCGTGTCATTGCCGAACTCTGGCTGCCGGCTTGCCGGGAAATTCGATGTCCCCGGCGGCACCATCGTCAGCTCCTCTGCCTGGGCCCTTCACTTCAACCCGGTACCCTTTTCATCCCCGGAGGAATGACACTGAGGTACATAGCTCAAGGCAGACGACAACACAGTCATGGAGATGCGGAAGTGGGTTTGGACCTTTGGAAGCGGCGCGCGG TCATAAAAGAGCTGCTTGCAACAGTCTATACGGCTTACGAGACTTacctggatgatggatttACAGGAAATGTGGAACAAGTGGATGCTTTTTCTGCGGGTCCTATTGCAGGTGGTTTGCAGCTGAAATTCCGAGTGCTCACATAG
- a CDS encoding sugar porter family MFS transporter (COG:A;~EggNog:ENOG410PFSV;~InterPro:IPR005829,IPR005828,IPR003663,IPR036259, IPR020846;~PFAM:PF00083,PF07690;~TransMembrane:12 (i7-27o56-77i84-103o109-132i144-164o176-195i263-283o295-318i325-344o356-379i391-411o423-446i);~go_component: GO:0016020 - membrane [Evidence IEA];~go_component: GO:0016021 - integral component of membrane [Evidence IEA];~go_function: GO:0022857 - transmembrane transporter activity [Evidence IEA];~go_process: GO:0055085 - transmembrane transport [Evidence IEA]) — protein MFSFRQLTIYGMVFASGTLIGYDSGYLNGVLGSSDFIHRYGAEDSTGWYLTPKIRALFTSLLVVGTLSGSISANFLFKWMGRKGTLIISAIIYGAGVALQVPAPPAGVFVLGRILLGMGLGLISVTSPMYLVESSRPTTRGRFIALYTQLLTCGNVIVCGISLGTRNLAGANSWRVTVGFQLFLALVIFLGALIAPESPVILMKANKHDEARQALASLRNIDPNSEEMTESIDEIARWVQEQSTSGEVHLSECFKGPDLRRQLLGICIAFFTIATGITFWFGYGTTFFEAAGVNNSYLISLILALVNAVFTAPSPYLVERFGRRICLFVGGVIMAITMLVPSIIHQVAPGSRVDQFALVAGAVIFIAAYAPSWGTIGWIVMTEPYSQRLRLLQSTITMVVYWTSTWAVGFITPYMVDATAGDLGVKVCYVWLVMIILSVLWAYFYVPELAGLSVAETDLLFETGIPARKSASWGASLRSNARDIEESTSIVLTVGEKGVKTDEAPYAHT, from the exons ATGTTCTCATTTCGGCAATTAACCATCTACGGCATGGTCTTCGCCTCTG GCACCCTAATTGGATACGACTCGGGTTATCTTAACGGGGTGCTGGGATCGTCAGACTTCATCCATCGTTATGGAGCTGAAGATTCTACCGGGTGGTACTTGACTCCCAAAATCCGTGCCCTGTTCACTTCTCTTCTAGTTGTTGGCACATTATCTGGTTCTATCTCTGCGAACTTCTTATTCAAATGGA TGGGCCGCAAGGGCACTCTCATAATATCTGCCATCATTTATGGAGCTGGGGTAGCCCTCCAAGTGCCTGCTCCCCCAGCCGGTGTCTTTGTCTTGGGGCGTATCCTTCTCGGTATGGGGCTTGGGCTAATCTCCGTCACA TCGCCTATGTACCTAGTCGAAAGTTCAAGACCAACCACTCGAGGCCGGTTCATTGCTCTTTATACGCAACTGTTGACTTGTGGTAATGTCATCGTGTGCGGGATAAGTCTTGGAACCCGCAATCTTGCTGGGGCAAACAGCTGGA GGGTGACCGTTGGATTCCAACTTTTTCTTGCGCTCGTCATTTTTCTTGGAGCCCTCATTGCCCCCGAGTCTCCTGTGATTCTCATGAAAGCCAACAAGCACGACGAGGCTCGACAAGCACTGGCCTCCTTGCGAAATATCGACCCCAACTCAGAAGAGATGACTGAATCGATTGATGAAATTGCTCGCTGGGTTCAAGAGCAGAGCACATCCGGCGAAGTTCATTTATCCGAGTGCTTCAAGGGACCTGACCTGCGCCGTCAGCTTCTCGGTATCTGCATCGCTTTTTTCACCATTGCTACTGGAATCACGTTTTGGTTTGGCTATGGGACAACGTTCTTTGAGGCCGCGGGGGTGAATAACTCATATCTAATTTCATTGATCCTTGCTCTTGTCAACGCGGTCTTTACAGCACCCTCCCCTTATTTAGTCGAACGTTTCGGTCGAAGGATATGTCTGTTTGTGGGTGGAGTTATTATGGCAATCACAATGCTGGTCCCAAGTATCATCCATCAGGTTGCCCCTGGAAGTCGAGTTGACCAGTTTGCGCTCGTTGCTGGGGCGGTTATCTTCATTGCAGCATACGCACCCTCATGGGGAACCATTG GGTGGATCGTTATGACAGAGCCTTACTCTCAGCGACTCCGGCTCCTACAGTcgaccatcaccatggtTGTTTACTGGACGTCTACCTGGGCAGTTGGGTTCATCACGCCCTACATGGTTGATGCAACAGCAGGAGACCTTGGAGTAAAAGTCTGCTATGTTTGGCTGGTTATGATCATTTTGTCTGTACTCTGGGCATATTTTTATGTGCCAGAGCTCGCCGGCCTTTCGGTGGCAGAG ACGGACCTTCTCTTCGAAACGGGCATTCCAGCCCGAAAATCAGCCAGTTGGGGCGCTTCTCTTCGTTCGAACGCACGGGACATTGAGGAATCTACATCTATAGTGCTCACGGTTGGTGAGAAGGGGGTAAAAACGGACGAAGCGCCATACGCGCATACTTAG